In Silene latifolia isolate original U9 population unplaced genomic scaffold, ASM4854445v1 scaffold_222, whole genome shotgun sequence, a single genomic region encodes these proteins:
- the LOC141638882 gene encoding uncharacterized protein LOC141638882, with protein MSDMRKGLLDALNRVVPKAEVRYCVRHMWSNFKLTWSGEVYKDTFWSAARATNEAEFKAQMKGMEMLSKEAHQWLNKIPPSAIPPSAWSRHAFSTQSKSNMLLNNLCESFNNVLREVRDKPILIHMEWMRRYVIKRNFEKREGVGKYKAKFMPYAEKYTKKDIEEFRFCLVERATTELFEVEYRGEFHSVNLHTRSCTCRHWDLTGLPCIHAVASILKQRQVVRDYIDEAYSKAKYESAYAPVVLPMPGSKQWEKSGLPEPLPPHERKMSGRPSTKKKEERSW; from the exons ATGTCGGACATGCGAAAGGGACTACTTGATGCACTAAATAGAGTGGTGCCAAAAGCTGAGGTTAGGTATTGTGTGAGACACATGTGGTCTAACTTCAAGCTTACTTGGTCTGGTGAAGTTTACAAAGATACTTTCTGGTCAGCAGCAAGAGCAACAAATGAG GCTGAATTTAAAGCTCAAATGAAAGGAATGGAGATGTTATCCAAAGAAGCTCATCAATGGTTGAATAAAATCCCACCTAGTGCAATCCCACCTAGTGCATGGTCAAGACATGCATTTTCCACTCAAAGTAAGTCAAACATGCTCCTCAACAACTTGTGTGAGTCCTTTAATAATGTTTTGAGAGAGGTAAGGGACAAGCCTATCCTCATCCACATGGAGTGGATGAGGAGATATGTGATAAAGAGAAACTTTGAGAAAAGGGAAGGAGTTGGGAAATATAAAGCCAAGTTCATGCCTTATGCTGAAAAGTACACTAAGAAAGATATTGAAGAGTTTAGGTTTTGTTTGGTTGAACGTGCAACAACAGAGTTGTTTGAGGTGGAATATAGGGGAGAGTTTCACAGTGTTAATTTACACACAAGATCATGCACTTGTCGTCATTGGGACCTCACTGGACTCCCTTGTATTCATGCTGTTGCTTCTATACTGAAGCAAAGACAAGTTGTGCGTGATTATATTGATGAAGCCTACTCTAAAGCCAAGTATGAGTCAGCATATGCACCTGTTGTTTTACCTATGCCTGGGTCTAAACAATGGGAGAAGAGTGGCTTACCTGAACCTCTACCACCACATGAGAGGAAGATGTCTGGCAGGCCTTCAACGAAGAAAAAGGAGGAAAGAAGCTGGTGA
- the LOC141638883 gene encoding F-box protein FBW2, giving the protein MGEEGGSDYRQWDEMIPDALGIIFKKLPLEDILTVIPRVCKSWGKAVQGPYCWQEIDIDEWSSVCQPEHVDRMLRLLITRSCGSLRKLNVSRVNNDQIFAFIAEHSGSLQSLILRRSDISDSIVEQVAAKFSTIKSLDLSYCCKIGSRALEAIGKNCKMLSSLSWNMHPLGAAYKPSHTDEAYAIAHSMPKLKQLELAYVRINDESVLEILSGCPKLESLDLRGCWDVHLDKKFLKEKHPKLEVLGPQVIMGVFERTSYFDDYYSDSDFSDYDYMDYSDDESFDGMWDDDGLELRIYEGADNMYEFGWPPSP; this is encoded by the exons ATGGGAGAAGAAGGGGGAAGTGATTATAGACAATGGGATGAGATGATACCAGATGCATTGGGAATTATTTTCAAGAAATTGCCTTTGGAAGACATATTAACAGTAATACCTAGAGTTTGTAAGTCATGGGGGAAAGCAGTTCAGGGACCTTATTGTTGGCAAGAGATTGATATTGATGAATGGAGCAGTGTTTGCCAACCCGAGCACGTTGATCGGATGCTCCGATTACTTATTACTCGAAGCTGTGGATCGCTTCGAAAGCTTAATGTTTCTCGGGTCAATAATGATCAGATTTTCGCTTTCATCGCTGAACA TTCGGGCTCCCTTCAAAGTCTAATACTACGGAGGAGCGATATCAGCGATTCTATAGTAGAACAAGTAGCTGCAAAGTTCTCCACAATAAAATCTTTGGACTTGAGTTATTGTTGTAAAATTGGATCTCGAGCTCTTGAAGCCATTGGAAAGAATTGTAAAATGCTCTCTTCATTAAGCTGGAATATGCATCCTTTAGGAGCAGCGTACAAGCCTTCACACACTGATGAAGCTTACGCCATTGCCCATTCTATGCCCAAACTTAAACAACTTGAGTTAGCTTATGTTCGAATAAATGATGAAAGCGTCCTCGAGATTCTCTCGGGATGccctaagcttgaatccttggaTTTGAGAGGTTGTTGGGATGTCCACCTTGACAAGAAGTTTCTCAAAGAGAAACACCCAAAGCTCGAGGTTCTTGGACCTCAAGTGATCATGGGAGTATTTGAACGAACATCGTATTTCGACGATTACTACTCCGACTCAGATTTCTCCGATTATGATTACATGGATTATAGTGATGACGAGAGCTTTGACGGAATGTGGGATGATGATGGATTAGAGCTTAGGATTTATGAAGGGGCAGATAATATGTATGAGTTCGGCTGGCCTCCGTCTCCTTGA